CCTTCTTGTGGCAGTAACAGACCTTTTTACAGGTCGTCTTCTGGAATTTTTGGATCGAATTTTAACTCCCGCCAACGCTTATCTCCCCTTCCCAAAACTAGGTATATAAAGATAACTACAATGAGTAGGAACGAAAAGTATGGAGTGAGCTCTGTCAGTCTCCATCTCATAACAACTTTATCAAATTCAGTCTTCAGAACCGCATCTAGAGAAGCCATTAAGTCCCCCGAATATCTGTATTTTTCCACACTTTCAACGACAAAGCTGCTAAAGTTATAACGTTTTGACAGATATTCAGCAAAGTTACCAATCGAATCATAAAAGAGCTCAAGCTCCTCAGATTGCGGATAATCGGTATCAAAAAATGTAAAATTAAAAAATATACATTTAAAAGATAAAATTCGAGCGCTACTAGAACCCATAAATTGCTCGAACCACATTGCTACTAATTCATGATACCACAATGGGATTTCTTCAGAACTTATATTGCTTTTCCTTAAAAGTTCGAAAAAGAATATATGTGCCATCTCATGGGCAAGGATAGTGCTGTTCAGTTCATCTTTCTTGATTATGATGTTGTAATAACCTGTATCGTTGTCTATCGAATGAGAGTGCTCTGCTCTTTCATCTACAACAAGGGAGTAAGAAGGGCTAACGTGTAATAAATTCTCCAATTCCTTATAAATGGTAGATATTTCTCCAGCGGTGAATTGTTTATCCGCATATGTGGATACAGAAAACAATAAGAGGCAGATAAAGAAAGTGACGAGCCTTTTCATGAGCTTTCCAGTGATCTCAATACCCGCTTCAGATCATCGGGCAGTTCCGAGACCACCTGAATTAATTCTCCTGTTTTTGGGTGTTTGAAGGACATTTTGTGACAGTGAAGAAAATATCTCCTGAGTCCGTGGTCTTTTTTGAACTTTCTATTGAAGTTCCTATCACCGTAAACATCGTCTCCTACCACCGGATGTCCTATAGAAGCACACTGCCTTCTAATTTGATGTTTTTTTCCTGTCATCAACTTGACCATTAATAGAGAACTATCACCAAAAGTTTTGTGAACTTCGTAGTAAAGTTCTTCGTTAACACCGTTTACCTGTTGTTTCAAATGTTCTTTTCTTTTTGAAGGTTTTCCTTTTACTAAGGTGAGGTAGTACTTGTCGATCTTACGTTCTCTGAAAAGAGTTGTTAATTTTCTGGCGTTATCGAGTTTTTTTGCCACAATCAGCACCCCCGAAGTATGCTTATCGAGGCGGTGGACGAGAAAAGGTTTGAACCCTTTGCGTTCTCCATATCCCATTAAACCTTCCATAAGCGTGATTATCTGTATTCCCTTTCCCGGATGCATAGATATACCTGGCGGCTTGTCGATTATCAACAGGTCGTCGTCTTCGTATAATATGTTGAAAGGGATGTTATAAGGAACGGGTTTTCTGGACTCCTTGAGTCTCAGCAGATATTCGATCTTTCCACTGTATTCAACTGTCACTCTGTCTCCAATCTCTATCTTATGGGCAGGATTCTTAATTTTCTTGCCGTTAACGCGGACACAACCTGTTCGGAGGAGTTTGTATATTGATGATAGTTTGAAGTCCTTCAATGTGTGTCTGAGAAATTTATCGATTCTGTTGTAATTGGAATTTTCATCCACGATATACACAGTTCTTTGAGGCAAAGGCATACCTCCAAAAAAGGGGGGAAGACCCCCCTCTGTTTTTTCATTTATTCCTCATCGTCAGCTCCAAGGACTTTGGCAACGTATTTCACCACGTCCTCCACAGTCTTAATGCCTTCCACATGCTCATCGTCTACCTTTATGCCGAACTCATCTTCGAAAGCCATTACCAGATCGACAAGATCGAGAGAATCGGCACCGAGATCTTCCGTAAGATCTGATGAGAGTTCGATATCATCGGCTTCAATTCCCAGCTTGTCAGAAATGATTTCTCTAACCTTTTCAAAGATTTCTTCGGGACTCATGCAGATCTCCTCCTTCCTGTAAATCCTTACAGTCTCACATATTATATTAGCGTCTGTGCTTAAAGTCAATGGACTTTGAGTATTGTACCACAGATTGTTATATAATCAATTAGTGAAAAATTCTTTTAAACATGCAGGAGGAGATCGAATGGTGGATTACAAGAAACTGGCCGATAAAATTCTGGCAAAGGCAATAATAAAACCTGAAATTGCGCTTATTTTAGGTTCCGGACTCGGATACATAACGGAACACTTTGAAAACGCTACTATTATTGAATACAAAAATATTGAAGGTCTTCCTCAAAGTACTGTTGAGGGACATAAGGGAAGGTTCGTAATAGGAAAATTTCAGGGCAGTTCCATTATTGCAATGGACGGGAGATTTCACTATTATGAAGGCCACCATATACGTGATATTGTGATGCCTATTTATATTTTCAAAGAAATGGACATAAAAAGACTCATTATCACAAATGCCGCTGGAGGTATAAATAGAAGCTTTCTCCCCGGAGACATTGTTGCCATTACCGATGTCATCAATCTTGCTTTCAAGAATCCTCTTATTGGCCCCAACAATGAAAAATACGGTACACGGTTTCCAGACATGTCATCAGTCATTGATCAAGAATGGCTTGATAAAGTGGAAAATGGGGCAACTGAAGCTGGAATTGAGTTAAAGCGAGGAACATATATCTGGGTTACTGGACCTTCTTATGAAACCCCTGCCGAAATAAAAGCATATGAGCTTCTTGGAGCTGATATGGTTGGCATGTCAACGGTACCTGAAATAATAGCTGCCTCACATTGTGGAATGAGAATACTGGCTTTCTCCTGTATTACTAATATGGCATCCGGTATTCTCGACAAGAAACTTGACCATCAGGAAGTAGTTATAACTGCGCAGAGGGTACGGTCAAAATTCAGAAGAATTGTAAATATAGCTCTCGAAGCACAAAAGGGGGAACATGTGTGAGAAGTGTAAACGCTCTTATTTCTGAAATAAATCAGGCTGAGAAAATACTCGTTTGCGGACATATCATGCCTGATGGTGACTGTATATCTTCTGTTCTTTCGCTGTACATGGGCCTAAGATCTCTGAGAAAAAGGGTTATTCCTGCTGTTGACTGGAAAATATCGATGGAGTATTATAATTTTCCCCATACCGGAGAAATAGTCCGTTATTCTAGAAATTTTGAACTTCCCGACCTTATGATCGTGGTCGATTCTTCGTCTCCAGACAGGATCGGCGGATTTCAGGAACTGCTTAAAGCTGGCGTGAGGACTGCGGTGATTGATCATCACAAAACGAACACTTATTTTGGTAATGTTAACTGGGTATCTCCAGGATATTCCAGTACAGCACAGATGGTTTTCAGGCTCCTTCAAATAATGGATGTCAGCTTTGACCAAGAACTCGCCCTTCTGAACTATATAGGAATTGCTACCGATACTGGTTTTTTCAGATATACCAACGTCGACTCATCGGTGTTTGAAGATGCTGCTTGTTTGGTAAAATATGGAGCAGATCCGGCATTTGTTGCACGCGTAATACTAGAAAACAGAAAACTTGAAGAATTCTACCTAGAGCGGGATGCCCTGGAAAATCTCGAAGTGAGATGTTCAGGAAAATTTGCATATTCTTATCTGGAAAAAGAGAACTTTGAAAAGTATGGTTTAAGCGAGGAAGAATTTTCTGGGTTTGTTTCAGAATTGCGTTCAATAGCTTCAGTTGAAGTTGCTATGTTTGCTTCAGAAAGCAAAAAGGGAGAAGCTCATGTGAGCCTGCGCTCGAAGAGATATTTTGATGTAAGCGAAGTAGCGAAGGCATTTGGTGGTGGAGGACACGAAAGAGCAGCAGGATTTACGCTCACTTATGATGGGGTATTGCCAGAAGCCCTTGAGGAAGTG
This genomic interval from Kosmotoga pacifica contains the following:
- a CDS encoding DHH family phosphoesterase, which codes for MRSVNALISEINQAEKILVCGHIMPDGDCISSVLSLYMGLRSLRKRVIPAVDWKISMEYYNFPHTGEIVRYSRNFELPDLMIVVDSSSPDRIGGFQELLKAGVRTAVIDHHKTNTYFGNVNWVSPGYSSTAQMVFRLLQIMDVSFDQELALLNYIGIATDTGFFRYTNVDSSVFEDAACLVKYGADPAFVARVILENRKLEEFYLERDALENLEVRCSGKFAYSYLEKENFEKYGLSEEEFSGFVSELRSIASVEVAMFASESKKGEAHVSLRSKRYFDVSEVAKAFGGGGHERAAGFTLTYDGVLPEALEEVTRFIIERLEEK
- the acpP gene encoding acyl carrier protein; the protein is MSPEEIFEKVREIISDKLGIEADDIELSSDLTEDLGADSLDLVDLVMAFEDEFGIKVDDEHVEGIKTVEDVVKYVAKVLGADDEE
- a CDS encoding RluA family pseudouridine synthase, producing MPQRTVYIVDENSNYNRIDKFLRHTLKDFKLSSIYKLLRTGCVRVNGKKIKNPAHKIEIGDRVTVEYSGKIEYLLRLKESRKPVPYNIPFNILYEDDDLLIIDKPPGISMHPGKGIQIITLMEGLMGYGERKGFKPFLVHRLDKHTSGVLIVAKKLDNARKLTTLFRERKIDKYYLTLVKGKPSKRKEHLKQQVNGVNEELYYEVHKTFGDSSLLMVKLMTGKKHQIRRQCASIGHPVVGDDVYGDRNFNRKFKKDHGLRRYFLHCHKMSFKHPKTGELIQVVSELPDDLKRVLRSLESS
- a CDS encoding purine-nucleoside phosphorylase; translation: MVDYKKLADKILAKAIIKPEIALILGSGLGYITEHFENATIIEYKNIEGLPQSTVEGHKGRFVIGKFQGSSIIAMDGRFHYYEGHHIRDIVMPIYIFKEMDIKRLIITNAAGGINRSFLPGDIVAITDVINLAFKNPLIGPNNEKYGTRFPDMSSVIDQEWLDKVENGATEAGIELKRGTYIWVTGPSYETPAEIKAYELLGADMVGMSTVPEIIAASHCGMRILAFSCITNMASGILDKKLDHQEVVITAQRVRSKFRRIVNIALEAQKGEHV